One segment of Panicum virgatum strain AP13 chromosome 1K, P.virgatum_v5, whole genome shotgun sequence DNA contains the following:
- the LOC120694876 gene encoding 40S ribosomal protein S24-1 has translation MADTKAAPAVTLRTRKFMTNRLLSRKQFVLEVLHPGRANVSKADLKDKLAKLYEVRDPNCIFVFKFRTHFGGGKSTGFGLIYDNVEAAKKFEPKYRLIRNGLATKVEKSRKQMKERKNRAKKIRGVKKTKAGDAKKK, from the exons ATGGCGGACACAAAGGCGGCGCCCGCGGTGACGCTCCGCACGCGCAAGTTCATGACCAACCGCCTGCTCTCCCGGAAGCAGTTCGTGCTCGAGGTCCTCCACCCGGGCCGCGCCAACGTCTCCAAG GCGGACCTCAAGGACAAGCTCGCCAAGCTGTACGAGGTCAGGGACCCCAACTGCATCTTCGTCTTCAAGTTCCGCACCCACTTCGGAGGCGGCAAGTCCACGGGGTTCGGCCTCATCTACGACAACGTCGAGGCGGCCAAGAAGTTCGAGCCCAAATACAGGCTCATCAGG AACGGTCTCGCTACCAAGGTGGAGAAGTCGCGCAAGCAgatgaaggagaggaagaacaGGGCGAAGAAGATCCGTGGTGTGAAGAAG ACAAAGGCCGGCGACGCGAAGAAGAAATAA